The following are encoded together in the Pseudodesulfovibrio indicus genome:
- the tmk gene encoding dTMP kinase: MFITFEGIEGTGKSTQIARVRDYFESQGREVFLTLEPGGSRIGRELRKMLLHVDNREITPITELFLYLADRAQHVGQVIRPELEAGKVVLCDRFADSTIVYQGYGRGLDTAMLRELNEVAVDGLWPDLTIVLDIDPEIGLKRATLRNIEDGKAKEEGRFEAEHISFHNKIREGYLTWAAFNRERMKVIDASSTPDGVFEQVRAVIQAFGGDAD, from the coding sequence ATGTTTATTACCTTTGAAGGCATAGAAGGCACCGGCAAATCCACCCAGATCGCCCGGGTCCGCGACTATTTCGAATCCCAGGGCCGCGAGGTCTTCCTGACCCTGGAGCCGGGCGGAAGCCGCATCGGGCGCGAGCTGCGCAAGATGCTCCTGCATGTGGACAACCGGGAGATCACCCCGATCACCGAGCTGTTTCTCTACCTGGCCGACCGCGCCCAGCACGTGGGCCAGGTCATCCGGCCCGAGCTCGAGGCGGGCAAGGTGGTGCTCTGCGACCGGTTCGCGGACTCGACCATCGTCTACCAGGGCTACGGCCGCGGACTGGACACCGCCATGCTCCGCGAGCTGAACGAGGTGGCCGTGGACGGGCTGTGGCCCGACCTGACCATCGTTCTGGACATCGACCCGGAGATCGGCCTGAAACGGGCCACCCTGCGCAACATCGAGGACGGCAAGGCCAAGGAGGAAGGACGGTTCGAGGCCGAGCACATCTCCTTCCACAACAAGATCAGGGAGGGCTACCTCACCTGGGCCGCCTTCAACCGCGAGCGGATGAAGGTCATCGACGCCTCCTCCACGCCGGACGGGGTCTTCGAGCAGGTCCGGGCCGTGATCCAGGCATTCGGGGGCGACGCGGACTGA
- a CDS encoding amino acid ABC transporter permease, whose amino-acid sequence MPAELPHKKPGFLSVSAAVDTAKSLLLLSGLVWLLVLGSQRLGYNWQWYRIPQYLFKFDDGIFTWGLLMQGLGVTFRITAISLVLMLVIGLTTALLRMTGSWAARGTARAYMELIRNTPLLIQIFFIYFVVAPILGLTGFQSAVISLSLFEGAYASEIFRAGITSIDRGQFEAAKSLGMGPYAMYRHIILPQAVRRVLPPLTSQAVSLVKDSALVSTIAILDLTQQGRIIDAETFLTFEVWFTVAAIYLAVTLALSGVVRLLERRFNGVWTNQRSIP is encoded by the coding sequence ATGCCAGCAGAACTCCCGCACAAGAAACCAGGCTTCCTGTCCGTGTCCGCTGCGGTGGACACGGCCAAGTCCCTGCTGCTCCTGTCCGGACTGGTCTGGCTGCTGGTCCTGGGGTCGCAACGGTTGGGGTACAACTGGCAGTGGTACCGCATCCCGCAATACCTGTTCAAGTTCGACGACGGCATCTTCACCTGGGGACTGCTCATGCAGGGACTGGGCGTGACCTTCAGGATCACGGCCATCAGCCTGGTGCTGATGCTGGTCATCGGCCTGACCACCGCCCTGCTGCGCATGACCGGGTCGTGGGCGGCGCGGGGAACGGCGCGGGCATACATGGAGCTGATCCGCAACACCCCCCTGCTGATCCAGATTTTCTTCATCTATTTCGTGGTCGCCCCGATCCTGGGGCTGACCGGATTCCAGTCGGCGGTCATCTCCCTGTCCCTGTTCGAGGGGGCCTACGCCTCGGAGATATTCCGGGCGGGCATCACCTCCATCGACCGGGGGCAGTTCGAGGCGGCCAAAAGCCTCGGCATGGGGCCGTACGCCATGTACCGGCACATCATCCTGCCCCAGGCCGTGCGCCGGGTGCTGCCGCCCCTGACCAGCCAGGCGGTGTCCCTGGTCAAGGACTCGGCCCTGGTCTCGACCATCGCCATCCTCGACCTGACCCAGCAGGGACGGATCATCGACGCGGAAACCTTTCTGACCTTTGAAGTGTGGTTCACCGTCGCGGCCATCTACCTGGCCGTCACCCTGGCCCTGTCCGGGGTGGTGCGGCTCCTGGAGCGACGGTTCAACGGCGTCTGGACAAACCAAAGGAGCATCCCTTGA
- a CDS encoding transporter substrate-binding domain-containing protein → MSILRTFVLATLFLLAAAALGCSQQPASQTAAKSAASAPVSQLDTILQRGVIKVGFDTFKPWAMKDKKGDYVGFEIEVARKLAEDMGVKVEFVPTKWSGIIPALLTGKFDIIIGGMSITPQRNLKVNFSLPYEYSGMSLVASRELADGRSSINDFNNPATSIAVRLGTTAAEAAKNFLPKAKILFFDEESQTIQELLNQRVHAVVASNPLPMNLSKEYAEQLYLPMKDDFTREPIAFAVRKGDPDFLNWLNNWVRVTMSKGWLQNRYEYWFYTNDWESLIM, encoded by the coding sequence ATGAGCATCTTACGCACATTTGTCCTCGCAACACTTTTCCTCCTGGCCGCAGCGGCACTCGGCTGCAGCCAGCAACCCGCGAGCCAGACGGCCGCCAAGAGCGCCGCATCGGCCCCCGTCAGCCAGCTCGACACCATCCTCCAGCGCGGCGTCATCAAGGTCGGCTTCGACACCTTCAAGCCCTGGGCCATGAAGGACAAGAAAGGCGACTACGTCGGCTTCGAGATCGAAGTGGCCCGGAAGCTGGCCGAAGACATGGGCGTCAAGGTCGAGTTCGTGCCCACCAAATGGTCGGGCATCATCCCGGCGCTCCTGACCGGCAAGTTCGACATCATCATCGGCGGCATGTCCATCACCCCCCAGCGCAATCTCAAGGTGAACTTCTCCCTGCCCTACGAGTATTCCGGTATGTCCCTGGTGGCCAGCCGCGAGCTCGCCGACGGCCGGTCCTCCATCAACGACTTCAACAACCCGGCCACATCCATCGCCGTGCGCCTGGGCACCACCGCCGCCGAAGCGGCCAAAAACTTCCTGCCCAAGGCCAAAATCCTCTTCTTCGACGAGGAATCCCAGACCATCCAGGAACTGCTCAACCAGCGCGTCCACGCCGTGGTCGCCTCCAACCCGCTGCCCATGAACCTGTCCAAGGAGTACGCGGAGCAGCTCTACCTGCCCATGAAGGACGACTTCACCAGGGAACCCATCGCCTTCGCCGTGCGCAAGGGCGATCCGGACTTCCTGAACTGGCTGAACAACTGGGTCCGCGTGACCATGAGCAAGGGTTGGCTGCAGAACCGCTACGAGTACTGGTTCTATACCAACGATTGGGAAAGCCTGATCATGTAG
- a CDS encoding amino acid ABC transporter permease, protein MSRNPNSRRWRFTPLDAAILAALAGGFAYVIFKAATGLNYHWNWEVIPQFLMRYDETSGSWKPGLLTLGLLTTVRLSLWSGLLAMILGVFIGLFRVSPILFKRQIGGVYVGLIRNTPPLVLIFVFYFFIGDQIMTLLGVEEAVYGLSEGARHVLGWFFGPMNRFPRFLSALITLALFEAAYIAEIVRAGIRSVEEGQWEAAASTGMTRGQTLRNVILPQALQRMLPALAGQFISIVKDSAIVSVISIEELTFQAQQLMTTTYRSFEIWTLVLVMYFLLTFLCSLIVRKLELTLNR, encoded by the coding sequence TTGTCCCGAAATCCGAACAGCAGACGTTGGCGTTTCACCCCGCTGGACGCCGCCATCCTGGCGGCCCTGGCGGGGGGCTTCGCCTACGTCATCTTCAAGGCCGCCACCGGCCTGAACTACCACTGGAACTGGGAGGTCATCCCGCAGTTCCTGATGCGCTACGACGAGACCTCCGGGTCGTGGAAGCCGGGACTGCTGACCCTGGGGTTGCTGACCACCGTGCGCCTGAGCCTGTGGTCCGGCCTCCTGGCCATGATCCTCGGCGTGTTCATAGGCCTCTTCCGGGTCAGCCCCATCCTGTTCAAGCGCCAGATAGGCGGCGTCTACGTGGGGCTCATCCGCAACACCCCGCCCCTGGTCCTGATCTTCGTCTTCTATTTCTTCATCGGCGACCAGATCATGACCCTGCTCGGCGTGGAGGAGGCCGTCTACGGGCTCTCCGAGGGGGCCAGACACGTCTTGGGCTGGTTCTTCGGGCCCATGAACCGGTTCCCCCGATTCCTGTCCGCGCTGATCACCCTGGCGCTCTTCGAGGCGGCCTACATCGCCGAGATCGTGCGCGCGGGCATCCGGTCCGTGGAGGAAGGCCAGTGGGAGGCCGCTGCGAGCACGGGCATGACGCGCGGCCAGACCCTGCGAAACGTGATCCTGCCCCAGGCCCTGCAACGGATGTTGCCAGCCCTGGCAGGACAGTTTATATCCATCGTCAAGGACTCGGCCATCGTTTCGGTCATCTCCATCGAGGAGTTGACCTTCCAGGCGCAGCAGCTCATGACCACGACGTACCGGAGCTTCGAGATATGGACCCTGGTCCTGGTCATGTATTTCCTTCTCACGTTCCTCTGCTCGCTGATTGTCCGCAAACTGGAATTGACCCTGAACAGGTAA
- a CDS encoding glutaredoxin family protein, which translates to MPETEAPAKPFDMEAFHMNDIKVYALSTCIHCRNAKKYLDECGVKYECVHVDELTGDERKKIVQEVKEHNPAVSFPTIVIRDKVVVGFHKDQIDEALKED; encoded by the coding sequence ATGCCCGAGACAGAAGCACCCGCCAAACCGTTCGACATGGAGGCGTTTCACATGAACGACATCAAGGTCTATGCCCTTTCCACCTGCATCCACTGCAGGAATGCCAAGAAATATCTCGACGAGTGCGGCGTGAAGTACGAATGCGTCCACGTTGACGAACTGACCGGCGACGAGCGCAAGAAGATCGTCCAGGAGGTCAAGGAACACAATCCGGCGGTCTCATTCCCGACCATCGTCATCCGCGACAAGGTCGTGGTCGGCTTTCACAAGGACCAGATCGACGAAGCCCTCAAGGAGGACTAG
- a CDS encoding ferredoxin-thioredoxin reductase catalytic domain-containing protein, giving the protein MDARQLYEMLRKVQEPKGYYFNEDMDMTMPLLESLLTNKERLGYMACPCRLANGEFEADKDIVCPCTYREDDVKEYGACFCALYVSKEYNDGTIEKQVVPERRPPEKILF; this is encoded by the coding sequence TTGGACGCCAGACAGCTCTACGAAATGCTCAGGAAGGTCCAGGAACCCAAGGGGTACTATTTCAACGAGGACATGGACATGACCATGCCCCTGCTGGAGAGCCTGCTGACCAACAAGGAACGTCTCGGCTACATGGCCTGCCCCTGCAGGCTGGCCAATGGCGAATTCGAGGCGGACAAGGACATCGTCTGTCCCTGCACCTACCGCGAGGACGACGTGAAGGAGTACGGCGCGTGCTTCTGCGCCCTGTACGTCAGCAAGGAATACAACGACGGGACCATCGAGAAACAGGTGGTCCCGGAGCGCAGGCCGCCCGAGAAGATCCTCTTCTAG
- the traT gene encoding complement resistance protein TraT: MNILKKIILLMCVVMLLASCVERQQNSRRLVKDEATGYSYGATKSGEFVTDPAMFRNSKLKLRIRNTTGDPDLDIYNFRNQLEAAYGAVGYEITQGDDFGILLDVNIRYFGQATDMLPAEYTFLGAAAGGVAGSTPGIQGGRPADAITGAAAGTVIGAALSEILRNYATQETFIIISSVTMGTVMPEHVEDESTISFVTGKKVREKKTNFKGFRSRETVELAVYAGGFRADKSDIIDEVRSRHLRILKDII, encoded by the coding sequence ATGAATATACTGAAGAAAATCATATTGTTGATGTGCGTCGTGATGCTCCTGGCCTCCTGCGTGGAGCGGCAGCAGAACTCGCGCCGGCTGGTCAAGGACGAGGCCACGGGCTATTCCTACGGGGCCACCAAGAGCGGTGAGTTCGTGACCGACCCGGCCATGTTCCGCAACAGCAAGCTCAAGCTGCGCATCCGCAACACCACCGGCGACCCCGACCTGGACATCTACAACTTCCGTAACCAGCTGGAGGCGGCATACGGCGCCGTGGGGTACGAGATCACCCAGGGAGATGACTTCGGCATCCTGCTCGACGTCAACATCCGCTATTTCGGCCAGGCCACGGACATGCTTCCCGCCGAATACACCTTCCTTGGCGCGGCGGCGGGCGGCGTGGCGGGCTCCACGCCGGGCATCCAGGGCGGCCGCCCGGCGGACGCCATCACAGGGGCCGCCGCCGGAACCGTCATCGGCGCGGCCCTGTCCGAAATCCTGCGCAACTACGCCACCCAGGAGACGTTCATCATCATCTCCTCGGTGACCATGGGCACGGTCATGCCGGAGCACGTGGAGGACGAATCCACCATTTCTTTCGTCACCGGCAAGAAGGTTCGTGAGAAGAAGACCAACTTCAAGGGGTTCCGCTCCAGGGAGACCGTGGAACTGGCGGTTTACGCCGGAGGGTTCCGGGCGGACAAGTCGGACATCATCGACGAGGTCCGCTCCCGGCATCTGCGCATCCTCAAGGACATCATCTAG
- a CDS encoding S1C family serine protease — MISSIREAPPINYTESASRVLYIQTDAASNGGNSGGPVFYGNYVVGVHDWGIKKTGADTAAQGLNFSIHYSEVFNFLDSNSVRICKGS, encoded by the coding sequence GTGATCAGCTCCATCCGCGAGGCTCCGCCCATCAACTACACCGAGTCGGCGAGCCGGGTTCTCTACATCCAGACGGACGCGGCCTCCAACGGCGGCAACTCCGGCGGTCCGGTGTTCTACGGCAACTACGTGGTGGGCGTGCATGACTGGGGAATCAAGAAGACCGGCGCGGACACCGCGGCGCAGGGGCTCAACTTCTCCATCCACTACTCGGAAGTGTTCAACTTCCTCGACAGCAATTCCGTCCGCATCTGCAAGGGGAGCTAG
- a CDS encoding S1C family serine protease — translation MGGTGGSRSDSPAAKSAALLDQGKVDEAASVVAENGAYFSGVMGDPEVDVLLDRLTRGLQFKYSPQVAELSARADSFVWPVDRSRWAEAGAALSEMETLTRSLRAPAIFGYPQFRPVGYDQALKGAAAKVEAVRSDAPGNFATYPLDNGRNFFAEYPLKLDARAFLAANEPVWSKALSAMDGVGSEKFLAVYGPDLPESARGRMAENYFLSLCPHPEKADLKDILSAYGKCREAGLELKTIPGIKIGFLQVTSPDMIKDKALDFGLDIRLDMPFEAAKASMRTAFEHQAVKDADILVLVNIAVAKARRVVAREETVRSTYVASFVRESNPEYEIAKAEMESATKEAQEAKNKETTHWAWDPIMHYLEEGEKDDLIAATDKRLAEAREKLRTTPKFIEQPEYQPYPVTKAHMDIYKFATVNYYVVDKRRKQFFRDTFDFSEKSFFTVCYALQDSDPERTKFLQESVLEEDVVRYELEPAGVNLSDLLGQYASRPAEAKRYADMGDVHRAFTADRSKAQQARRDETYGYDKYADKRFDSVVVVRNTGTGIGAGFYVTEDMVITNYHVVGESSYVQLRTFDEREVMGRVIARDARLDLALIQSDLRGKPVCFYNKRELPLGESLEMIGHPYGLEFSVTRG, via the coding sequence ATGGGGGGAACCGGGGGTTCCCGATCCGATTCGCCCGCCGCCAAAAGCGCGGCGCTTCTCGACCAGGGGAAGGTCGATGAAGCCGCCTCCGTGGTGGCGGAGAACGGCGCTTATTTCAGCGGGGTCATGGGCGACCCCGAGGTCGACGTGCTCTTGGACCGCCTGACCAGGGGGCTGCAATTCAAGTATTCGCCCCAGGTGGCCGAACTTTCGGCCAGGGCCGACTCCTTTGTCTGGCCCGTGGACCGCAGTCGGTGGGCCGAGGCCGGGGCCGCCCTGTCCGAAATGGAGACCCTGACCCGATCGTTGCGTGCTCCAGCCATCTTCGGCTATCCCCAGTTCCGTCCCGTCGGATACGACCAGGCCCTGAAGGGTGCGGCAGCCAAGGTGGAGGCGGTCCGTTCGGACGCGCCCGGCAATTTCGCCACCTATCCGCTGGACAACGGCCGGAATTTCTTTGCGGAATACCCGCTGAAGCTCGACGCGCGGGCGTTTCTGGCCGCCAACGAGCCGGTCTGGAGCAAGGCGCTGTCCGCCATGGACGGGGTTGGGAGCGAGAAGTTCCTGGCCGTTTACGGTCCGGACCTGCCGGAGTCGGCGCGCGGGCGGATGGCCGAGAACTATTTCCTCTCCCTGTGCCCTCATCCCGAAAAAGCGGACCTCAAGGATATCCTGTCCGCCTACGGCAAGTGCCGCGAAGCCGGGTTGGAGCTCAAGACGATACCCGGCATCAAAATCGGCTTTCTGCAGGTCACCAGCCCGGACATGATCAAGGACAAGGCCCTGGACTTCGGCCTGGACATCAGGCTGGACATGCCGTTTGAGGCGGCCAAGGCGTCCATGCGCACGGCCTTCGAGCACCAGGCGGTGAAGGACGCGGATATTCTCGTCCTGGTCAACATCGCGGTGGCCAAGGCGCGCCGGGTCGTGGCCAGGGAGGAGACCGTCCGGTCCACCTATGTGGCCTCCTTCGTCCGAGAGTCAAACCCGGAATACGAGATCGCCAAGGCGGAGATGGAGTCGGCCACCAAGGAGGCCCAGGAGGCCAAGAACAAGGAGACCACCCACTGGGCGTGGGACCCGATCATGCATTACCTGGAGGAGGGCGAGAAGGACGACCTCATCGCCGCGACCGACAAGCGCCTGGCCGAGGCCAGGGAGAAACTCCGCACCACCCCCAAGTTCATCGAGCAGCCCGAATACCAGCCGTACCCGGTGACCAAGGCGCACATGGACATCTACAAGTTCGCCACCGTGAACTACTACGTGGTGGACAAACGCCGGAAGCAGTTCTTCCGCGACACCTTCGACTTCAGCGAGAAGTCCTTCTTCACGGTCTGCTACGCCTTGCAGGACAGCGATCCCGAGCGGACCAAGTTTCTGCAGGAATCCGTGCTTGAGGAGGACGTGGTCCGCTACGAGCTGGAACCGGCCGGGGTCAACCTGTCCGACCTGCTCGGCCAGTATGCGTCCCGCCCAGCCGAGGCCAAGCGGTACGCGGACATGGGCGACGTGCACCGCGCCTTCACCGCCGACCGCAGCAAGGCCCAGCAGGCGCGCAGGGACGAAACCTACGGGTACGACAAGTACGCGGACAAGCGGTTCGACAGCGTGGTCGTGGTCCGCAACACCGGTACCGGCATCGGCGCCGGGTTCTACGTCACCGAGGACATGGTCATCACCAACTACCATGTGGTCGGCGAGTCCAGCTACGTACAGCTACGGACCTTCGATGAGCGCGAGGTCATGGGCCGGGTCATCGCCCGCGACGCGCGGCTCGACCTGGCGCTGATCCAGTCGGACCTCCGGGGCAAGCCGGTCTGCTTCTACAATAAGCGGGAGCTGCCGCTGGGCGAGTCCCTGGAGATGATCGGCCATCCCTACGGCTTGGAATTCTCGGTCACCAGGGGGTGA
- a CDS encoding O-acetylhomoserine aminocarboxypropyltransferase/cysteine synthase family protein, whose amino-acid sequence MADKHYGPQTLALHAGHTPDPTGSRAVPIHMTTAYLFNDTEHAANLFALKEAGYIYTRLNNPTTDVLEKRLAALHGAAGAVAVASGMAAIFYAVTTITSAGQNIVTGSNLYGGTQTLFEHTLKRFGIEARFVDSSDPANFEAAIDGNTRLVYSEAIGNPRCNVDDLLGIAKVAHDHGLPFILDATVAPPPVFNPFDFGCDIAVYSLTKLVGGHGTAMGGAIVEQGGFDWAAGGRCPELTAPDPTYNGVNLWEALGGPSGAACPVFTTKVRIGMLRDTGAAISPLNSFQIIQGMETLPLRARTHCENARKVAEFLDTHYAVEWVNYAGLPSHPDFDRAKNTFPLGPGAVFGFGVKGGMEAGRKFIENVELCSHLANILDAKTLVIHPASTTHGQSTPEEQQAAGVPADLIRISVGLEDADDIIEDLDRALAISQR is encoded by the coding sequence ATGGCAGACAAGCATTACGGTCCCCAAACCCTGGCCCTGCACGCGGGCCATACCCCCGATCCCACCGGCTCCCGGGCCGTTCCCATACACATGACCACGGCGTACCTGTTCAACGACACCGAGCACGCCGCGAACCTCTTCGCCCTCAAGGAGGCCGGGTACATCTACACCCGGCTGAACAACCCGACCACGGACGTGCTGGAAAAACGGCTGGCCGCCCTGCACGGCGCGGCGGGCGCCGTGGCCGTGGCCAGCGGCATGGCCGCCATCTTCTACGCGGTCACGACCATCACCTCGGCGGGCCAGAACATCGTCACCGGCTCCAACCTCTACGGCGGGACCCAGACCCTGTTCGAGCACACCCTGAAGCGGTTCGGCATCGAGGCCCGGTTCGTGGACTCCTCGGACCCGGCCAACTTCGAGGCGGCCATCGACGGGAACACCCGGCTGGTCTACAGCGAGGCCATCGGCAACCCGCGCTGCAACGTGGACGACCTGCTGGGCATCGCCAAGGTGGCCCACGACCACGGGCTGCCGTTCATCCTGGACGCCACCGTGGCCCCGCCGCCGGTGTTCAATCCCTTTGATTTCGGCTGCGACATCGCGGTCTATTCCCTGACCAAGCTCGTGGGCGGCCACGGCACGGCCATGGGCGGGGCCATCGTGGAGCAGGGCGGTTTCGACTGGGCGGCCGGGGGCAGGTGCCCGGAGTTGACCGCGCCGGACCCGACCTACAACGGCGTCAACCTCTGGGAGGCCCTGGGCGGGCCGTCCGGCGCAGCCTGCCCGGTGTTCACCACCAAAGTGCGTATCGGCATGCTGCGCGATACGGGCGCGGCCATCTCCCCACTGAACAGCTTCCAGATCATCCAGGGTATGGAAACCCTGCCCCTGCGCGCCCGCACGCACTGCGAAAACGCGCGCAAGGTGGCGGAATTCCTCGATACCCATTATGCGGTGGAGTGGGTCAACTACGCCGGGCTGCCGAGCCATCCGGATTTCGACCGGGCCAAGAACACCTTCCCGCTGGGCCCCGGCGCGGTCTTCGGCTTCGGGGTCAAGGGCGGCATGGAGGCGGGCCGGAAGTTCATCGAGAACGTGGAGCTCTGCTCCCACCTGGCCAACATCCTGGACGCCAAGACCCTGGTCATCCACCCGGCGTCCACCACCCACGGCCAGTCCACCCCCGAGGAGCAGCAGGCCGCAGGCGTCCCCGCCGACCTGATCCGCATCTCCGTGGGTCTTGAGGACGCGGACGACATCATCGAGGATCTGGACCGCGCCCTGGCCATTTCGCAGCGCTGA
- the trmFO gene encoding methylenetetrahydrofolate--tRNA-(uracil(54)-C(5))-methyltransferase (FADH(2)-oxidizing) TrmFO, which yields MHKGKADVIHRLGNALGRGKAGCQPAYVQQRFCHNEFHRFAVKPSYTAYCGERKRYRGNEMANVVIVGGGLAGCDCAWQLARAGVEVTLYEMKPEKRSEAHTEDGLAELVCSNSFRATGPAAAIGLLKEEMEALGSLIMEAAFATRVPAGGALAVDRALFSEYITGKIEDHDKITVVHEEITSLDGEALKGFDAVVIAAGPLASAELTESLMATVGDARLYFYDAIAPIVSRDSIDFDKAFWGSRWKPEDDDYLNCPMSEEEYKAFVTALLEGEKVKPRDFEKEVHFEACLPVEAMAERGEMTLAFGPLKPVGFVDPRTGERPFAIVQLRTENADKTAFNLVGFQTKLKYPEQKRIFRMIPGLENAEFLRLGSIHRNTYVNAPEVLDDTLQLKARPGVYLAGQITGVEGYLESAACGLWLGLSLGRKLTGLERLPEPPVETALGALMGHLRTKPDKRFQPSNVNFGLMPGLEGRIKKKFRKEMYGKRAQEAFAAWIEAASLPKE from the coding sequence TTGCATAAAGGAAAGGCTGACGTTATCCACCGCCTTGGCAATGCCCTGGGCCGAGGAAAAGCAGGTTGTCAGCCCGCGTATGTCCAACAAAGGTTTTGTCATAATGAATTCCACAGGTTCGCCGTCAAGCCCTCCTATACGGCATATTGCGGCGAACGTAAACGATACCGGGGTAATGAAATGGCGAACGTGGTGATCGTTGGCGGCGGCCTGGCCGGGTGTGACTGTGCCTGGCAACTGGCGCGCGCCGGGGTCGAAGTGACCCTGTACGAGATGAAGCCGGAGAAGCGCAGCGAGGCCCACACCGAGGACGGGCTGGCCGAGCTGGTCTGCTCCAATTCCTTCCGGGCCACCGGCCCGGCGGCGGCCATCGGGCTGCTCAAGGAGGAGATGGAGGCGCTGGGCAGCCTGATCATGGAGGCGGCCTTCGCCACCCGCGTTCCGGCGGGCGGCGCCCTGGCCGTGGACCGCGCCCTGTTCTCCGAATACATCACCGGGAAGATCGAAGATCACGACAAGATCACCGTCGTTCATGAGGAAATCACCTCGCTGGACGGCGAGGCGCTCAAGGGTTTCGACGCGGTGGTCATCGCCGCCGGTCCCCTGGCGAGCGCGGAACTGACCGAGAGCCTGATGGCAACGGTGGGCGATGCGCGGCTCTATTTCTACGACGCCATCGCGCCCATCGTCTCCCGCGACTCCATCGACTTCGACAAGGCGTTCTGGGGGTCGCGCTGGAAGCCGGAGGACGACGACTACCTCAACTGCCCCATGAGCGAGGAAGAGTACAAGGCGTTCGTGACCGCGCTTCTCGAGGGCGAGAAGGTCAAGCCGCGCGACTTCGAGAAGGAGGTTCACTTCGAGGCCTGCCTGCCCGTGGAGGCCATGGCCGAGCGCGGGGAGATGACTTTGGCCTTCGGCCCGCTCAAGCCCGTGGGGTTCGTCGATCCCCGGACCGGGGAGCGGCCCTTCGCCATCGTCCAGCTGCGCACCGAGAACGCGGACAAGACCGCCTTCAACCTGGTCGGTTTCCAGACCAAGCTCAAGTACCCGGAACAAAAGCGCATCTTCCGCATGATCCCGGGGCTGGAGAACGCCGAGTTCCTGCGCTTGGGGTCCATCCACCGCAACACCTACGTCAACGCCCCGGAAGTCCTGGACGACACCTTGCAGCTCAAGGCGCGGCCCGGGGTCTATTTGGCCGGCCAGATCACCGGGGTGGAGGGATACCTGGAATCCGCGGCCTGCGGGCTGTGGCTGGGGCTCTCCCTGGGGCGGAAGCTGACCGGCCTGGAGCGGCTGCCCGAGCCTCCGGTGGAGACCGCGCTCGGCGCGCTCATGGGCCATCTGCGGACCAAGCCGGACAAGCGGTTCCAGCCGTCTAACGTCAATTTCGGGCTGATGCCCGGGCTGGAAGGGCGGATCAAGAAGAAGTTCCGCAAGGAGATGTACGGGAAGCGGGCGCAGGAGGCGTTCGCGGCCTGGATCGAGGCAGCGTCCCTCCCCAAAGAGTGA